Proteins encoded by one window of Rutidosis leptorrhynchoides isolate AG116_Rl617_1_P2 chromosome 7, CSIRO_AGI_Rlap_v1, whole genome shotgun sequence:
- the LOC139860449 gene encoding uncharacterized protein, with product MAEFYPFEFPNHELGVLRGQLNNYIHDVRGDERFSHLKGIGNLAKMMVETNKSIIYPKVYLLLKLALILPVATSTVERAFSAMKLIKNDLRNKMGDQFMNDCLLSYIEKDLLDCISNEAIMDEFYRMKPRRQK from the coding sequence ATGGCGGAATTCTATCCTTTTGAGTTTCCAAATCATGAGCTTGGAGTTCTTAGAGGACAACTCAATAATTACATTCATGATGTACGTGGTGATGAGAGGTTTAGTCATTTGAAAGGAATTGGAAACCTTGCAAAGATGATGGTTGAAACAAACAAGAGTATAATATATCCGAAGGTCTATCTTCTTTTGAAACTTGCATTAATCTTGCCCGTTGCAACATCGACAGTGGAACGTGCCTTTTCAGCAATGAAGTTGATAAAGAACGACTTGCGAAACAAAATGGGAGATCAATTTATGAATGATTGTCTACTTTCATATATTGAGAAAGATTTGTTAGATTGTATAAGTAATGAAGCAATTATGGATGAATTTTATCGAATGAAACCACGTAGACAAAAGTAA